A window of the Rhodococcus sp. 4CII genome harbors these coding sequences:
- a CDS encoding site-specific integrase, producing MPSVDAVSGCTPDCSEWMLYWTTRGVDVPVGFDNTLDGWVDIDARERAAGVDEVTPILIDPAGRVDPVLAKFFRRSRFAFLAEGTRQSYVKDYRLFFSFMWSRGKYWDQADYDDIGDYESWRRRSTDNPRPIGGAKWARELAAFKLLFDWAVVTGAMQRSPVATHTVRRRDGAVVEVADSRPKDVRVANVKWVTPRTYRLWRDIGLRGYSGDGVPEPGWRGRNDGRNAAFADLLFDTGLRLREGGCLLTVEVPVPMTGQVYCEGPVAAATAKRRERCFYVPVETLSGIAGYVATTRRDAIRRAQRAGRYDRLAGKLIVTKASAGQRRLAWEDGLGRRGELPVTAIDERQRRRLFVEGEAGLEPLQLWLTDAGLPMDYRSWEAVFAAANVRCLRFGKPVGITPHSCRHSFALKMLVTLQRGLDARCGLDKAERDYLRNVYGNAFTLVKDLLGHRSEQTTREIYLEPLNGLRLGMILDGSDDLSAVLARVSASTGRVVDIAPDGGA from the coding sequence GTGCCCTCTGTGGACGCGGTTTCCGGATGCACGCCGGACTGCTCCGAGTGGATGTTGTACTGGACCACTCGCGGTGTCGACGTGCCCGTCGGGTTCGACAACACGCTGGACGGATGGGTGGACATCGATGCCCGCGAGCGTGCGGCGGGAGTCGACGAGGTCACACCGATCTTGATTGACCCGGCCGGCCGGGTCGATCCGGTTCTGGCGAAGTTCTTCCGCCGGTCCCGGTTCGCGTTTCTCGCCGAGGGAACACGGCAATCGTATGTGAAGGATTACCGACTGTTCTTCAGCTTCATGTGGAGCCGCGGAAAGTACTGGGATCAAGCCGATTACGACGACATCGGCGACTACGAGTCGTGGCGACGCCGGTCGACGGACAACCCGCGACCGATCGGTGGAGCCAAGTGGGCTCGGGAGCTGGCCGCGTTCAAATTGCTGTTCGACTGGGCGGTGGTCACCGGCGCGATGCAGCGTAGCCCGGTGGCGACACACACGGTGCGCCGGCGCGACGGCGCCGTGGTCGAGGTGGCAGACAGTCGACCGAAGGACGTGCGGGTCGCCAACGTCAAGTGGGTGACCCCTCGCACCTATCGGTTGTGGCGCGACATCGGGTTGCGCGGCTACTCGGGCGACGGTGTGCCGGAGCCGGGTTGGCGGGGCCGCAACGACGGCCGCAACGCGGCCTTCGCGGATCTGTTGTTCGATACCGGACTGCGCCTGCGGGAGGGCGGCTGCTTGCTCACCGTCGAGGTTCCGGTCCCGATGACCGGCCAGGTCTATTGCGAGGGCCCGGTGGCGGCCGCGACCGCGAAGCGCCGCGAACGCTGCTTCTACGTCCCCGTGGAGACGCTGAGCGGGATCGCCGGCTACGTCGCCACGACCCGGCGTGATGCGATTCGTCGTGCACAGCGGGCGGGCCGCTACGACCGGTTGGCGGGGAAGCTGATCGTCACCAAGGCATCGGCAGGTCAGCGTCGACTGGCCTGGGAAGACGGGTTGGGGCGCCGCGGTGAGCTCCCCGTCACCGCGATCGACGAGCGTCAGCGGCGTCGCCTGTTCGTCGAGGGCGAGGCGGGGCTCGAGCCGCTGCAGTTGTGGCTCACCGATGCCGGGCTGCCGATGGACTACCGATCCTGGGAGGCGGTGTTCGCCGCGGCCAACGTCCGGTGCCTGCGGTTCGGGAAACCGGTCGGCATCACTCCGCACAGCTGCCGGCATTCCTTCGCGCTGAAGATGCTGGTCACGCTGCAGCGTGGGCTCGATGCCCGGTGCGGCCTGGACAAGGCAGAGCGAGACTACCTGCGCAACGTCTACGGGAACGCGTTTACGCTGGTCAAAGACCTGCTTGGACATCGGAGCGAACAGACGACCCGGGAAATTTATCTCGAACCGCTCAACGGTCTGCGCCTCGGAATGATTCTGGACGGCAGCGACGACCTCAGCGCGGTCCTCGCGCGGGTCTCCGCGTCCACCGGCCGGGTCGTCGATATCGCACCCGACGGGGGAGCCTAG
- a CDS encoding tyrosine-type recombinase/integrase → MHVQTVKTDGIVSSVVLVGSDGEPVLPVTRFLRYVLDSGRSPNTALAYGYDLRLVFEFFAEHNIDWRRFRPAHALELLGWLRRRPARRPAQRLGLAAVGPRGRLLAPASVARVLAAVSSFYDWAIVAELVSDENPMRRRRDIALAMVAERHRPFAGHASRQQPVSRDIRVRIPRRLPRPLSESEVTAVLESMTCLRDLAMVLLMLDGGLRPGEVLGLQLGDIAYGRRRVTIRKRDDHPRGVRGKSRHERVVDLLDPRTLDAVNRYVLHERPVDAPNPFVFLVGGRGGRRCVPLSYAALVRMFARRLDALGLRTVDKTPHALRHTHATVMWEAGMRELALQRRLGHASPESTRIYTRVSDIQVRDEYAAALRDRR, encoded by the coding sequence ATGCACGTGCAGACCGTGAAGACCGACGGAATCGTGTCCTCGGTGGTCCTGGTCGGGTCCGATGGTGAGCCAGTACTGCCGGTGACCCGGTTCCTGCGGTACGTGCTCGATTCCGGCAGGAGCCCGAACACCGCACTGGCGTACGGCTACGACCTGCGCCTGGTGTTCGAGTTCTTCGCCGAACACAACATCGATTGGCGTCGGTTCCGGCCGGCGCACGCCCTGGAGTTGCTGGGATGGTTGCGCCGTCGTCCGGCGCGCAGACCCGCCCAGCGACTGGGCCTGGCGGCCGTCGGACCCCGCGGGCGGTTGTTGGCGCCGGCGAGTGTGGCCCGGGTGTTGGCGGCGGTCTCGAGCTTCTACGACTGGGCAATCGTCGCCGAACTCGTCTCCGACGAGAATCCGATGCGCCGCCGCCGCGATATCGCGTTGGCGATGGTCGCCGAACGGCACCGCCCGTTTGCGGGACATGCGAGCAGACAACAGCCGGTCAGCCGGGACATCCGGGTCCGGATTCCGCGCCGTCTGCCGCGGCCGCTGAGCGAGTCCGAGGTGACCGCGGTGCTGGAGAGCATGACCTGCTTGCGGGATCTGGCGATGGTGCTGTTGATGCTCGACGGCGGGCTGCGGCCGGGAGAGGTGCTCGGTCTCCAGCTCGGTGATATCGCCTACGGGCGACGGCGGGTCACGATCCGCAAACGCGACGACCATCCGCGGGGTGTACGGGGGAAGTCCCGGCACGAACGGGTCGTCGACCTGCTCGATCCTCGCACCTTGGATGCGGTGAATCGGTATGTGCTGCATGAACGTCCAGTGGACGCGCCGAATCCGTTCGTGTTCCTGGTCGGCGGCCGGGGCGGTCGTCGTTGCGTGCCGCTCTCCTATGCCGCGCTCGTGCGGATGTTCGCCCGGCGGCTGGACGCCCTCGGGTTACGCACCGTCGACAAGACTCCCCACGCCTTGCGGCATACCCACGCGACGGTGATGTGGGAGGCGGGGATGCGGGAGTTGGCACTGCAGCGACGCCTCGGGCACGCCTCGCCGGAATCGACTCGGATCTACACCCGAGTGTCCGACATACAGGTCCGGGACGAGTACGCAGCGGCGCTACGGGATCGCCGATGA
- a CDS encoding tyrosine-type recombinase/integrase, with protein MTGPATARPVPIPHPRRHVDEGEYQAWVGAHVPQLPAQWVRMDAYRRFVERWPDLETWFAEPLPVRLGFVGEGMRSNGRTDSHRASGYLVYLSLVKGIGLDFEFLLARKYPRLLDRRGGSAGLGVDLALFEQWVARLTELGHSPAKSHSSLIWCLGRLMLYRGDPDLTSITVADLFEFGSAIRAFAAREDFNALRRALFPNGQFLDGPDANRGFFRAQLANLHATHVLLYNVGQVTVAPRIGTRTIEDWTDHLLPEPCPPKIREVIERYLQLRLDAKLDRPQTVHHARQALRRLVNWLGAHHPEITSLAQLDRATIEEYMRWLPSCPSQHTGQPLTTTTVKHELNAIAGFCRDTAVWEWAEVPGRPLLTSRDTPRRPESIPRYLPQHELDAIMTAIEDLTDPLQRAALLLLRWSGARRDEIRRLTWDCLDTYPGGHPRLRIPVGKGHTERIVPLHPDAAAALENAIGLARAQRSIARIDEVTGRRVDYVFVRRGKLLSVKTLFDEAFRTVCGATGLVDDRGSPTVSAHRLRHTLGTQLAEGGARIQTIMAVLGHRSATMSMIYSRISDPEIRRQYETALADGHRIAGPAADALLHDALDDATVDWLKTNFLKTELELGHCLRLPAEGPCECDLMLTCPKFLTTSEYAPRIRARLATEQVLIDDARSRGWDREVERHEATCRRLQHLLDDLDDGEAQ; from the coding sequence ATGACCGGGCCCGCGACTGCCCGGCCGGTACCCATCCCGCACCCGCGGCGGCACGTCGACGAAGGCGAATACCAGGCATGGGTCGGTGCCCATGTCCCTCAGCTTCCGGCCCAGTGGGTGCGGATGGATGCCTATCGCCGGTTCGTCGAGCGGTGGCCGGACCTGGAAACGTGGTTTGCCGAACCGCTGCCGGTGCGGCTGGGATTCGTCGGCGAGGGCATGCGATCCAATGGACGCACCGACTCCCACCGCGCCAGCGGCTACCTGGTGTATCTGTCCCTGGTCAAGGGGATCGGCCTCGACTTCGAGTTCCTGCTCGCCCGCAAGTACCCCCGCCTGCTGGATCGGCGTGGGGGCAGCGCCGGACTCGGCGTCGACCTCGCGCTGTTCGAGCAGTGGGTTGCGCGGCTGACCGAGCTGGGCCATTCCCCGGCCAAATCACATAGCAGCCTGATCTGGTGTCTGGGCCGGCTGATGCTTTATCGCGGCGACCCCGACCTGACCTCGATCACCGTCGCGGACCTGTTCGAGTTCGGGTCGGCGATCCGCGCATTCGCCGCCCGCGAGGATTTCAATGCGCTACGGCGGGCGCTGTTCCCGAACGGCCAATTCCTCGATGGTCCCGACGCCAACCGTGGATTTTTCCGGGCCCAGCTCGCCAATCTCCACGCCACCCATGTGCTGCTGTACAACGTCGGCCAGGTCACGGTGGCGCCGCGCATCGGCACGCGAACGATCGAGGACTGGACCGACCACCTGCTGCCCGAACCGTGCCCGCCCAAGATCCGGGAGGTCATCGAGCGGTACCTCCAACTGCGCCTCGACGCCAAACTCGATCGACCGCAGACGGTGCACCACGCCCGGCAGGCACTGCGCCGGCTCGTCAACTGGCTCGGCGCCCATCACCCCGAAATCACCAGCCTCGCCCAGCTCGACCGCGCCACCATCGAGGAATACATGCGGTGGCTGCCGAGCTGTCCGAGCCAACACACCGGCCAGCCGCTGACGACGACCACGGTCAAGCACGAACTCAACGCGATCGCCGGGTTCTGCCGCGACACCGCGGTCTGGGAGTGGGCCGAGGTCCCCGGCCGACCATTGCTGACTTCCCGCGACACGCCTCGGCGCCCGGAGTCGATTCCCCGCTACCTCCCTCAACACGAACTCGACGCAATCATGACCGCGATCGAGGACCTGACCGACCCGCTGCAACGTGCCGCACTGTTGTTGCTGCGCTGGTCCGGGGCCCGCCGCGACGAGATCCGCCGCCTGACATGGGACTGCCTCGATACCTATCCAGGCGGACATCCGCGGCTGCGGATCCCGGTCGGCAAAGGGCACACCGAACGGATCGTCCCGCTGCACCCGGACGCGGCCGCCGCCCTCGAGAATGCCATCGGCCTGGCCCGGGCCCAACGTTCGATCGCCCGGATCGACGAGGTCACCGGCCGGCGAGTCGATTACGTCTTCGTCCGCCGCGGCAAGCTGCTCTCGGTCAAGACCCTCTTCGACGAGGCGTTCCGGACCGTCTGCGGCGCTACGGGTCTGGTCGATGACCGCGGATCCCCGACCGTGAGCGCACACCGGTTGCGGCACACCCTCGGCACCCAACTCGCCGAAGGCGGCGCCCGCATCCAGACGATCATGGCGGTACTCGGCCATCGCAGCGCGACCATGTCCATGATTTACAGCCGCATCTCCGATCCCGAGATCCGCCGTCAATACGAGACGGCGCTCGCCGACGGGCACCGGATCGCCGGCCCGGCGGCCGATGCCCTGCTGCACGATGCCCTCGACGACGCCACCGTGGACTGGCTGAAGACGAATTTCCTCAAGACCGAACTCGAACTGGGGCACTGCCTGCGGCTGCCCGCCGAGGGGCCGTGCGAATGCGACCTGATGCTGACCTGCCCGAAGTTCCTCACCACCAGCGAGTATGCGCCGCGGATTAGGGCGCGCCTGGCGACCGAGCAAGTACTGATCGACGACGCCCGCTCCCGCGGCTGGGATCGGGAAGTCGAACGGCACGAAGCCACGTGCCGACGTCTGCAGCACCTGCTCGATGACCTCGACGACGGCGAGGCCCAATGA
- a CDS encoding recombinase family protein: MELGYARVSTSKQDLARQIDALTNAGIDSANIYVDRKSGTTTDRPGLQALLGYARAGDVIVVHTLDRLGRTVRDTLNLIHDLHQRGIGFRNLADPIRIDSTNPDDPMGQLAVVLLALFGQMERTYAVERAAHARTVATDKGRRTGRPSVVTDAQLAYATQLRDGGATIAEITGKTGLTRSTLYRHLPPRPAQTLTADAAAEQKPSPSTVSVSPPPPGAQPLACPTCGHQPTTRKDLVPHRADLATVWLHLDERGHLRETRHCARCQPHGHVLVISCSRCGDGPLITGTDPGTDEVPVPVRDWLAHHDWSVDSDLLCPNHS; encoded by the coding sequence ATGGAGTTGGGGTATGCCCGGGTGTCCACGAGCAAGCAGGACCTCGCTCGTCAGATCGACGCTCTCACCAATGCTGGGATCGACTCGGCGAACATTTACGTGGACAGGAAGTCCGGGACCACTACCGACCGTCCCGGGCTGCAGGCCCTGCTCGGCTACGCCCGAGCTGGCGACGTGATCGTGGTGCACACCCTCGACCGACTCGGCCGCACCGTCCGCGACACCCTCAACCTGATCCACGACCTGCACCAGCGCGGCATCGGATTCCGAAACCTGGCCGACCCGATCCGGATCGACTCGACGAACCCGGACGACCCGATGGGACAGCTGGCGGTGGTGCTGCTGGCGCTGTTCGGCCAGATGGAACGCACCTACGCGGTCGAGCGGGCCGCCCATGCCCGCACGGTGGCCACCGACAAGGGTCGCCGCACCGGCCGGCCCAGCGTGGTCACCGACGCCCAACTCGCCTACGCCACCCAACTCCGGGACGGCGGCGCCACCATCGCTGAGATCACCGGCAAGACCGGGCTGACCCGCTCCACCCTCTACCGGCATCTCCCGCCCCGGCCGGCGCAGACGCTCACCGCCGACGCCGCGGCTGAGCAGAAGCCGTCACCGTCAACAGTTTCGGTGTCGCCACCACCACCGGGCGCCCAACCGCTCGCATGTCCCACCTGTGGACATCAGCCCACCACGCGTAAAGACCTCGTCCCGCACCGCGCCGACCTCGCCACCGTCTGGCTACACCTCGACGAGCGCGGCCACCTGCGCGAGACGCGGCACTGCGCCCGCTGTCAGCCACATGGACATGTCCTGGTGATCAGCTGCTCCCGGTGCGGCGACGGCCCGCTGATCACCGGAACAGATCCCGGCACCGACGAGGTCCCGGTGCCGGTGCGGGACTGGCTCGCACACCACGATTGGTCGGTGGATTCGGACCTGTTGTGCCCCAACCATTCCTGA
- a CDS encoding FHA domain-containing protein: MDDLSSGPRLCYSDRDGIPREFVLSDHAPRVMVGRSSDADIAFTADPDVSRLHATVERIGTYWTIVDDGMSRNGTFVNGERVTGRRRLRSGDRVRIGSSMLAFRHDGRASGALTNVAHAVPTRECLTKTQRTVLIALCGPRKNRSGFASPASNQQIADQLGVNAETVKTHMRALFSKFGVEDLPQNQKRARLVERAMQSGIITDKDL, from the coding sequence ATGGATGACCTGTCGAGCGGTCCCCGCCTCTGTTACTCCGACCGTGACGGCATACCGCGGGAATTCGTTCTCTCCGACCATGCACCGCGGGTGATGGTGGGGCGCTCCTCCGATGCCGATATCGCGTTCACCGCGGATCCAGATGTTTCCCGGCTTCATGCCACCGTCGAACGGATCGGGACATACTGGACGATCGTCGACGACGGGATGTCTCGTAACGGGACTTTCGTCAACGGGGAGCGTGTGACCGGTCGCAGACGGTTGAGATCGGGTGACCGCGTCCGCATCGGCTCCTCGATGCTGGCTTTCCGCCACGATGGGCGCGCCAGTGGCGCGCTTACCAATGTCGCCCATGCCGTGCCCACGCGCGAGTGCCTGACGAAAACGCAGCGCACGGTCCTGATTGCGCTTTGCGGCCCTCGCAAGAACAGGTCCGGTTTCGCCAGTCCCGCCTCGAATCAGCAGATCGCTGATCAGTTGGGCGTCAATGCCGAGACGGTCAAAACACACATGAGGGCATTGTTCTCCAAATTTGGGGTCGAGGACCTTCCGCAGAACCAGAAACGGGCCCGGCTCGTCGAACGGGCGATGCAGAGCGGGATAATCACCGACAAGGATCTGTGA
- a CDS encoding endonuclease/exonuclease/phosphatase family protein — MNTPHFNLGPIVLKWAALGGPDGFLGKAVGNEQPNPDGRGRRQRFEHGHIYWSPTTGAHEIHGNIFTKWESLGWENGILGYPTSDEQDEPGGGRISNFEHGSIRWRKYAAPLSFVQHNMALLPFPGNYKGSERDKAIDALVDNLRRTRPDVVGLSEVFVDDEKGTIRKRLRAIYPHHKSGPDEADLESDGGLLLLSKYPLVAEHSTIFRQSAGEDSYANKGALHARIQVPGHPTQYDIFLSHTQNPNAGGGGAARKQVKAQLSHLASFVHGLSSPLRPALLMGDLNTDALDPDLYRDMKNRLGYSLDLWTTTGNGTKGVTSGDPANTFVLIDNPLDPSTFNPPLPSGDPTRHRRGTRIDYFLSWHGPQYWPLYRDTTVLVWQSSPGRDISDHYGLATRQTDVRELHVSVHRPLGIITLTLKQFHCLEETDELGDDTVDFQLSYYAANGSRDARWVGNVDGVATGEVYKYQSPVVFRIHDPGAWLDLTVKGREKDDWPNADDEIDTGTIRVERRELTELIGRTTRRVVRLAGDGGEYAVTVSIGVE, encoded by the coding sequence GTGAACACTCCACATTTCAACCTCGGCCCCATCGTGCTGAAATGGGCCGCGTTGGGCGGACCGGACGGATTCCTCGGAAAGGCCGTCGGCAACGAGCAACCAAATCCGGACGGCCGAGGCCGCCGGCAACGCTTCGAGCACGGTCACATCTACTGGTCGCCCACCACCGGAGCCCACGAAATCCACGGAAACATCTTCACTAAGTGGGAATCTCTGGGATGGGAGAACGGCATCCTGGGATATCCGACCAGCGACGAACAGGACGAGCCCGGCGGCGGTCGCATCAGCAATTTCGAACATGGCTCGATCCGTTGGCGCAAATACGCCGCACCCCTATCGTTCGTGCAGCACAACATGGCCCTGCTGCCTTTCCCCGGCAACTACAAAGGTAGCGAACGCGACAAGGCGATCGACGCTCTCGTCGACAACCTGCGTCGCACACGCCCGGATGTCGTCGGACTGAGCGAAGTCTTCGTCGACGACGAAAAGGGCACCATCCGCAAGCGCCTGCGGGCGATCTACCCCCATCACAAGTCCGGACCGGATGAAGCCGACCTCGAATCGGACGGTGGCCTGCTGCTGTTAAGCAAATATCCGTTGGTCGCCGAGCACAGCACGATCTTCCGGCAGTCCGCCGGCGAGGACAGCTACGCCAACAAGGGCGCCTTGCATGCCCGCATTCAGGTCCCCGGCCATCCCACCCAGTACGATATCTTCCTCAGTCATACCCAGAACCCCAACGCCGGCGGGGGCGGGGCCGCTCGTAAACAGGTCAAGGCGCAGCTGAGCCACCTGGCCAGTTTCGTCCACGGGTTGAGCAGTCCGCTGCGACCCGCCCTGCTGATGGGCGACCTCAACACCGACGCCCTCGACCCGGACTTGTACAGGGATATGAAGAACCGGTTGGGGTACTCGCTCGATCTGTGGACCACCACCGGAAACGGCACCAAAGGCGTCACCTCCGGGGACCCGGCCAACACGTTCGTCCTCATCGACAACCCACTCGACCCGAGCACCTTCAATCCGCCGCTCCCGAGCGGCGATCCCACACGGCATCGCCGCGGCACCCGCATCGACTACTTCCTTAGCTGGCACGGGCCCCAGTACTGGCCGCTCTACCGCGACACCACCGTGCTGGTCTGGCAGTCGAGTCCGGGACGGGACATCTCCGATCACTACGGTCTCGCGACCCGACAGACCGACGTTCGGGAACTGCACGTGAGCGTGCATCGGCCGCTGGGCATCATCACGCTGACCCTCAAGCAGTTCCACTGCCTCGAGGAAACCGACGAACTCGGCGACGACACGGTGGACTTCCAGCTCTCGTACTACGCCGCCAACGGATCCCGCGATGCGCGATGGGTCGGCAACGTCGACGGCGTCGCCACAGGAGAGGTGTACAAGTACCAGTCGCCCGTCGTGTTCCGGATCCACGACCCCGGAGCCTGGCTGGACTTGACCGTCAAGGGACGGGAAAAGGACGACTGGCCCAACGCCGACGATGAGATCGACACCGGCACCATCCGCGTCGAACGCCGTGAACTCACCGAACTAATCGGGCGAACCACACGACGGGTCGTGCGGTTGGCCGGTGACGGTGGCGAATACGCCGTCACGGTGAGCATCGGCGTCGAATAG
- a CDS encoding FHA domain-containing protein, translating to MNALSEPNLCYLDGGDGTREFVLSVDVPRITVGRSEKADIALPSDPNVSRLHATIEWIGSYWTVTDDGLSRNGTFVNGDRLSGRRRLHAGDVIRIGSSSLTFRTFIAASGEMTGTADSLPTRAALTTAQFTVLVELCRPYKDNALFAHPASNQEIADRLFLTVDTVKCHLRVLFSKFGLEDLPNNQKRMQLVVRARHSGIIVDADL from the coding sequence ATGAATGCTCTGAGCGAACCGAACCTCTGCTATCTCGATGGCGGAGACGGCACCCGCGAGTTCGTGTTGTCCGTGGACGTACCGCGGATCACCGTGGGCCGCTCGGAGAAGGCCGATATCGCGTTGCCGTCAGATCCGAACGTGTCGCGGCTGCACGCCACCATCGAATGGATCGGATCCTATTGGACGGTGACCGATGACGGACTCTCCCGGAACGGAACCTTCGTCAATGGTGATCGCCTCAGTGGGCGCCGCCGACTCCATGCCGGTGACGTCATCCGGATCGGATCCTCATCGCTGACCTTCCGCACGTTCATTGCGGCCAGCGGGGAGATGACCGGCACCGCCGACTCCCTGCCCACCCGAGCCGCCCTGACCACGGCACAGTTCACGGTCCTGGTGGAGTTGTGCCGACCGTACAAAGACAACGCACTCTTCGCCCACCCCGCCTCGAACCAGGAGATCGCCGACCGCCTATTCTTGACTGTCGATACGGTCAAATGCCATCTTCGCGTTCTCTTCTCGAAGTTCGGTCTCGAGGATTTACCGAACAACCAGAAACGCATGCAACTCGTCGTCCGAGCCCGACACAGCGGCATCATAGTCGACGCCGATCTGTGA
- a CDS encoding serine/threonine-protein kinase produces MDTDIDRVAAALPAYEVGGELGHGGWGIVLAGRHRTLGRPVAIKQLPPAFATDPGIRRRFTAEGQLLASLDHPHVVPVYDFVEHDGLCLLVMELLPGGTVWNRFTRTGFNAHGAVAVALACAAGLTAAHNRSILHRDIKPENLLFAASGAIKVTDFGIAKVIGGDQTLATKAGDVLGTPSYIAPEQARGGELTPATDVYALATMLYELLAGELPFPPADDAMALLFMHAFDDPTPLQETAPAVPDSIADVVMRGLATDPTLRYPSAEAFGIALACASTGRWGPGWLTTEGIPVMGADTIVSATGLGPPHTPTMTDSDDHPPLPLTRPHAAPRRPVPGSPGTESHRADPAATTDPTAPTGSIDPTASPTATAPGARATEPPPTVRPSITVHAPGARLADVSGADLVNVRTVVNLPSPRIPLLIAAALAAITVLVALLGLGAPPIDVPPVGTVAVAGVDPAGGAPVPLDLTAPVPVTVAGAGLADTATLALDVLDIPVKNTDAAPLINQGGAAAATLPPLGGQYFVAGTLTGTLTLLQAGQVLETWTFPVRTTQPATTTAAAIGLAALVLFAVAYLESFLRSLRRGRGRITGLIGATVTAGVLGAAVVGALWILTARPPTTTTVVVCAAVAAGAGGAAAVGAARIGRRRRYRRTHRNTRSTGIAIDQR; encoded by the coding sequence ATGGATACCGACATCGATCGTGTGGCCGCCGCCCTCCCCGCATACGAGGTGGGCGGCGAACTCGGCCACGGCGGATGGGGAATCGTGCTCGCCGGACGCCACCGCACCCTCGGCCGCCCGGTCGCGATCAAACAGCTGCCGCCCGCCTTCGCCACCGACCCGGGCATCCGGCGACGGTTCACCGCCGAGGGCCAGCTGCTTGCCTCCCTCGACCACCCGCACGTGGTGCCGGTCTACGACTTCGTCGAACACGACGGCCTGTGCCTGCTGGTGATGGAACTGCTGCCCGGCGGCACGGTGTGGAACCGGTTCACCCGCACCGGATTCAACGCCCATGGCGCCGTCGCGGTGGCCCTGGCCTGCGCCGCCGGGCTGACCGCGGCCCACAACCGGTCCATCCTGCACCGCGACATCAAACCCGAAAACCTGTTGTTCGCCGCCTCCGGGGCGATCAAGGTGACCGACTTCGGCATCGCCAAGGTCATCGGCGGCGACCAAACCCTGGCCACCAAGGCCGGTGATGTCCTCGGCACCCCGTCCTACATCGCCCCGGAACAGGCACGCGGCGGCGAGCTGACCCCCGCCACGGACGTCTACGCGCTGGCCACCATGCTCTACGAACTCCTCGCCGGGGAACTGCCGTTCCCACCCGCCGACGACGCCATGGCCCTGCTGTTCATGCACGCCTTCGACGATCCCACCCCGCTGCAGGAGACCGCCCCCGCCGTCCCCGACTCGATCGCCGACGTGGTCATGCGCGGACTGGCGACGGACCCGACCCTGCGTTACCCGTCCGCCGAGGCCTTCGGGATCGCGCTGGCCTGCGCCTCCACCGGTCGCTGGGGCCCGGGGTGGCTGACCACCGAGGGCATCCCGGTGATGGGAGCCGACACCATCGTCTCGGCCACCGGTCTCGGCCCCCCGCACACCCCGACGATGACCGACAGCGACGACCATCCCCCGTTGCCGCTGACCCGCCCCCACGCCGCACCCCGCCGGCCCGTCCCGGGCTCTCCCGGCACCGAATCGCACCGGGCCGACCCGGCAGCAACCACTGACCCGACGGCACCGACCGGATCCATCGATCCGACCGCATCACCCACCGCGACAGCACCCGGGGCGCGTGCCACCGAACCGCCGCCGACGGTGCGCCCGTCGATCACCGTCCACGCCCCCGGTGCCCGCCTGGCCGACGTCTCCGGCGCCGACCTCGTCAACGTCCGCACCGTGGTGAATCTCCCCTCCCCCCGCATTCCGCTGCTCATCGCCGCCGCCCTCGCGGCCATCACCGTCCTGGTGGCCCTGCTCGGTCTCGGTGCGCCCCCGATCGATGTGCCCCCGGTCGGTACGGTCGCCGTCGCCGGCGTGGACCCGGCCGGCGGTGCGCCCGTCCCCCTCGATCTGACCGCGCCGGTGCCGGTGACGGTGGCCGGTGCCGGCCTCGCCGACACCGCGACCCTGGCCCTCGACGTACTCGACATCCCGGTCAAGAACACCGACGCCGCACCACTGATCAACCAGGGTGGTGCCGCGGCCGCGACACTGCCCCCACTCGGCGGACAGTACTTCGTGGCCGGAACCCTCACCGGAACCCTGACCCTGCTCCAGGCCGGTCAGGTGCTCGAAACGTGGACGTTTCCGGTCCGCACCACCCAGCCGGCGACCACCACCGCGGCCGCTATCGGGCTCGCCGCCCTGGTGCTGTTCGCCGTGGCCTACCTCGAATCGTTCCTGCGCTCGCTGCGCCGGGGTCGGGGCCGGATCACCGGACTCATCGGTGCCACCGTCACCGCCGGTGTGCTCGGCGCCGCGGTCGTCGGCGCCCTCTGGATTCTCACCGCTCGCCCACCGACCACCACCACCGTGGTTGTCTGTGCGGCAGTCGCAGCAGGGGCCGGGGGCGCCGCCGCCGTCGGCGCCGCCCGGATCGGGCGTCGACGCCGTTACCGTCGAACCCACCGCAACACCAGATCCACGGGTATCGCCATCGACCAGCGGTAA
- a CDS encoding GGDEF domain-containing protein produces the protein MQSVVRPADTVARIGGDVARIGGDEFLIVCPEDTSAEEVIAIATRITELQVGPDSSGHVLRFTASVGVALAGPGETRETLIGRADAAMYQAKAAGSGYALAP, from the coding sequence TTGCAGTCGGTCGTGCGCCCTGCCGACACCGTGGCCCGGATCGGCGGCGACGTGGCCCGGATCGGCGGCGACGAATTCCTCATCGTGTGCCCGGAGGACACCTCGGCCGAGGAAGTCATCGCCATCGCCACCCGGATCACCGAACTGCAGGTCGGCCCCGATTCGAGCGGGCATGTTCTCCGCTTCACCGCGAGCGTCGGTGTCGCGCTCGCCGGTCCGGGCGAGACCCGCGAAACATTGATCGGCCGCGCAGACGCAGCGATGTATCAGGCCAAGGCCGCCGGAAGTGGGTACGCCCTGGCACCTTGA